CAGGAGCTCCAGCACGCCGGTTGCGACCAGGAGCAGGACGGCGAGCGTCGTGATCGCCTTCGTGGTCCCCTGCCCGCGATACGCACCCAGCATCAGGAGCGCCATGCTGCCGACCGCGAGCACGAGCTCGGGCACGACCGGCGCCAGTTGATAACCTGCAGTCTCAAAGCTCATGGCGATATCCTGACCTGCCCGCTCACTGGAGCAGTGCGGCGGCCTTCACGGCCGTCACCGCGGTGTTGTAATTGTTGACAAGTTGCTGGACAGAGGCAGCCGACATGTCGAGCACGGGCTTCGGATAGACGCCGAACAGGATCGTCAGCGCGATCAGCGGAAACAGCGTCAGGCACTCCCGGAAGGTGAGGTCCTTGATGGTCATCAGCGACGGCTTCACCAGCGCCCCGAACACGACCTTGCGGTAGAGCCAGAGCGCATAGCAGGCCGACAGGATCACGCCCGTCGTGGCGAAGAACGCGGTCGGGATCGAGACCTTGAAGGTGCCGAGCAGCGTCATGAATTCGCCGACGAAACCGCTGGTGCCGGGCAGACCGACATTGGCCATGGTGAAGACCATGAAGGTCAGCGCGTAGAGTGGCATCCGGTTGACGAGGCCCCCATAGGCCGCGATCTCACGGGTATGCATGCGGTCGTAGACGATGCCGACGCAGAGGAACAGCGCTCCGGAGACGATGCCGTGCGAGATCATCTGGAACACGCCGCCGGCGACGCCCTGCATGGTACCAGCGAAGATGCCCATGGTGACGAAGCCCATATGCGCGACCGACGAGTAGGCGATCAGCTTCTTCATGTCCTCCTGCATCATCGCCACCAGCGAGGTGTAGATGATGGCGATGGTCGAGAGCGTGAAGATCAGCGGCGCGAAGTCATGCGACGCCAGCGGGAACATCGGCAGCGAGAAGCGCAGGAAGCCGTAGCCGCCCATCTTCAGGAGGATCGCGGCCAGGATCACCGAGCCGGCGGTCGGGGCCTCGACGTGCGCGTCGGGCAGCCAGGTGTGCACCGGCCACATCGGCATCTTCACCGCGAAGGAGGCGAAGAAGGCCAGCCACGCCCAGGTCTGCAACGACCGCGGCACTGCGGTGTGCATCAGGGTCGGGATGTCGGTGGTGCCGCCGTTCCAGTACAGCGCCATGATGGCGAGCAGCATCAGAACCGAGCCGAGCAGCGTGTAGAGGAAGAACTTGAACGACGCGTAGACCCGGCGCGGGCCGCCCCAGACACCGATAATCAGGAACATCGGGATCAGGCCGCCCTCGAAGAACAAATAGAACAGCACGAGATCCAGCGCCGAGAAGGTGCCGACCATTAGCGTTTCCAGAATCAGGAACGCCATCATGTATTCGCGCACCCGGTTCTGGATCGCGTTCCAGCTCGCGACGATGCAGAACGGCATCAGGGCTGTGGTCAGGATCACGAAGGGCAGCGAGATGCCGTCCACACCCATGTGATAGGTGATGCCGGCGGCGATCCAGTTGGCCTTCTCGACGAATTGGAAATCGGCGACCGACGGGTCGAAGCGCGCAACCAGGAGCAGCGACACCGCAAAGGTGATGAGCGTGGTCCACAGCGCGATCCAGCGCGCATTGCGCCGCGCCGCCTCGTCGTCGCCACGCACGACGTAGACCAGCAGCGCTCCGACGACCGGCAGGAAGGTGGTGACGGAAAGGATGGGCCAGGTTGTCATTTACTGGCCTCCAAAGCCGAACATGAACCAGGTGATCAGGCCGGCGACGCCGATCAGCATGGCGAATGCATAGTGATAGAGATAGCCGGTCTGGATCTTCACGACGTTGCGGGTGATGCGCAGGACCGACGCGGAAACGCCGTCCGGACCGAAGCCGTCGATGATGAAGCCGTCGCCTTTCTTCCAGAGCTGGTAGCCGATCCACTTCGCCGGACGGACGAAGATGATGTCGTAGAGCTCGTCGAAGTACCACTTGTTGAGCAGGAACTGGTACAGCCCCGGCTGGGTCTGGGCCAGCTCGACCGGCAGGTACGGCCGGCGGATGTAGAACAGGTACGAGATCAGGAAGCCCACCACCATCATCACCGTTGGCAGGAAGGCGATGGTCTCGGGGATGTGGTGCATCTCCTCGATGATGTGCGGATTCATCTTCACGGACTCGCGGAAGAACTCCTCGATGCCGTGGCCCGCGAACAATTCCTTGAACGGGAAGCCAGCCAGGATAGAGCCGGCCGCCAGGATGCCGATCGGGATCAGCATCCAGAGGGGGCTCTCATGCGCCGACTCATAGTGATGTTCGTCATGCGGCTCGCCGTGGAAGGTCTTGAAGATCAGGCGCCATGAATAGAACGAGGTCAGGCCGGCGGCGAAGACCGTCAGGAGAAAGCCGTACACTGCGAACGGGTTGTGCGAGGCATAGGCGGACTCGATGATCGCGTCCTTGGAGAAGTAGCCGGCAGTGAGCGGGAAGCCGGTCAAGGCCAGCGTGCCGACCAGCATCACCGCGTAGGTGTAGGGGATCTTGCGCCACAGGCCACCCATGTTGCGGATGTCCTGCTCGTGATGCATCGCGTAGATCACCGAGCCGGAGCCCAAGAACAGCAGCGCCTTGAAGAAGGCGTGCGTGAACAGGTGGAACATGCCGACCGAATAGGCCCCCGCCCCCATCGCCACGAACATGTAGCCGAGCTGCGAACAGGTCGAGTAGGCGACAATGCGCTTGATGTCGTTCTGCACGAGGCCGACGGTCGCGGCAAAGAATGCCGTGGTTGCGCCGAAGAACATCACCACCGCCTGCGCGTTCGGCGCGAGCTCGAACAGCGGCGACAGCCGGGCCACCATGAAGACACCGGCGGTCACCATGGTCGCGGCGTGGATCAGCGCCGAGACCGGGGTCGGGCCTTCCATGGCGTCCGGCAGCCAGGTGTGCAGCAGGAACTGCGCCGACTTGCCCATCGCGCCCATGAACAGCAGCACGCAGGTCAGCGTCAGCGCATCCACCTGCCAGCCGAGGAAGTTGACGCTCTTGCCGGTCAGACCGGGGGCTGCATGGAAGATCGTCTCGAAATCGGTTGAGCCGACCAGCGCAAAGATCGCGAAGATGCCGAGCGCGAAGCCGAAATCACCGACGCGGTTGACGACGAAGGCCTTGATGGCGGCCGCATTCGCCGACGGCTTCTGGTACCAGAAGCCGATCAGCAGGTAGCTTGCGAGGCCCACGCCCTCCCAGCCAAAGAACAGCTGCACGAGATTGTCGGCCGTCACCAGCATCAGCATGGCGAAAGTGAACAGCGACAGATAGCCGAAGAAGCGCGGACGATACGGATCCTCGTCCATGTAGCCGATGGAATAGAGGTGCACGAGCGAGGACACGGTGGTGACCACGACCAGCATCACGGCCGTGAGCGTGTCGACCCGCAGCGCCCAGTAAACTTGGAGATCGCCGGAGAGGATCCACGGCAGAATCGGAATTCGCGCATCGTGGTGCATGAAGCCGACGTCGACCAGCGTGAACCAGGACAGGGCCGCCGAGACGAACAATAGCCCGGTCGTGATCAGCTCGGCCGCGCGCGAGCCCTGAGCCGGCGGCTCGGTCGGACCATGAGCGTGGTCGTCATGGCCGTCGCCCGGCTCGTGATGCGTCTCGTGGATGACGGCGGCATCCTCGTTGATCGAAGCTGATGCGTGAGCGTGCGCGCCGTGATCGTGATCGTCGTGATGCTCGACCGTATCGCCGCTGGGGTTGCGGCCATGCGCGCCGAAAATGGCGATCAGGCCGGCGAGAATGGCGCCCAGCAGAGGCAGAAAGACAATTGCCTGAACCATAGCTGGGTTAACCCTTCATCAGATTGACGTCCTCAACCGCGATCGAGCCGCGGTTGCGGAAATAGACCACCAGGATGGCAAGACCGATCGCGGCTTCAGCAGCCGCGACCGTCAGCACCAGGAGCGCGAAGACCTGGCCGACGATGTCGCCCAGGAAGGTCGAAAATGCCACCAGGTTGATGTTGACCGCGAGCAGGATCAGCTCGATCGACATCAGGATGACGATGATGTTCTTGCGGTTCAGGAAGATTCCGAGGATGCCGAGCGTGAACAGGATCGCGCCGACGGCAAGATAGTGTCCGAGCCCGATCGTCATTTCACCCACTCCGCTGCATCGGCATCCTGGAGTCCCTGCCCCGGCGCCACCTTGCGCAGCGCCATCGCCATGTCGGGCGTACGCGCGTTCTGAACGTTGATGTCCTGCCGCTTGACGGACGCCTTGTGGCGCAGCGTCAGCACGATGGCGCCGATCATCGCGACCAGCAGCACCATGCCGGCGAGCTGGAAGTAATGGATGTACTTCGTGTAGAGCACGAGCCCGAGCGCCTCGGTATTGGAGACGTTGGCCGGGATAGCCGCCGTGATCGACTTGGTCACGGTCGGGTCGATCACCCATGCGCCGACGACCAGCAACAGCTCGAACATGAAGATGCCGCCGATTACGAGGCCAACCGGCAGGTACTCGATGAAGCCTTCGCGCAGCTCAAGGAAGTCGACGTCGAGCATCATGATCACGAACAGGAACAGCACCGCGACCGCGCCGACATAGACGACGATCAGGATCATCGCCAGGAACTCGGCGCCCATCAGCACGAACAGGCCGGAGGCGTTGACGAAGGCCAGGATCAGATACAGCACGGAATGCACGGGATTGCGCGAGACAATCACCATCACCGCCGAGGCGACGCAGATGCCGGCGAACAGATAGAAGAACAGCGCGGGAAGGATCATGCCCTCACCTCACCGGTACGGCGCGTCGAGCTCGATCGCTTTCGCAATCTCGCGTTCCCAGCGGTCGCCGTTGGCGAGCAGCTTGGCCTTGTCATAGTAGAGCTCCTCGCGGGTCTCGGTCGCGAATTCGAAGTTCGGGCCTTCGACGATGGCGTCGACCGGGCAGGCCTCCTGGCAGAGGCCGCAATAGATGCACTTCACCATGTCGATGTCGTAGCGCACGGTGCGGCGGGTTCCGTCGTTGCGACGCGGGCCGGCTTCGATGGTAATGGCCTGCGCGGGGCAGACTGCCTCGCACAGCTTGCAGGCGATGCACCGCTCTTCGCCGTTGGGATAGCGGCGCAGCGCGTGCTCGCCGCGGAAGCGCGGTGAGATCGGGCCCTTCTCGAAGGGATAGTTCAGCGTCGGCTTCGGCTGGAAGAAGTAGCGCATGGCGAGGAAGAACGCCGAGACGAATTCCGACAGCAGAAGCGAGCGTGCGGTGGCGTTGATGTTGATACCCATGGCGGACCTCACTTCGGCGCGATGCCGGCGAAATGCAGCACGCCGGCCACCACGACCACCATCGCCAGCGACAGCGGCAGGAATACCTTCCAGCCGAGGCGCATCAGTTGGTCGTAGCGGTAGCGCGGCACGATCGCCTTCGCCATCGCGAACAGGAAGAACATGAAGAACAGTTTGAGCGAGAACCAGATGATGCCCGGCACCCAGTTGAAGGGCGGCAGATCGACCGGCGGCAGCCAGCCGCCCAGGAACAGGATCGTCGCCATCGCGCACATCGTGACGATCGCGACATACTCGCCGAGCATGAACAACAGATACGGGGTCGAGCCGTATTCGACCATGAAACCGGCGACGAGCTCGGACTCGGCCTCGACGAGGTCGAACGGCGGACGGTTGGTTTCCGCCAGCGCCGAGACGTAGAACACCACGAACATCGGGAACAGCGGCCACACATACCAGTTCAGGATGGTGAGCTGCGGCAGGCCGATCAGGCCTGCGAAACCGTGCAGCTTCTGCGCCTCGACCACGGCCGAGAGGTTCAGCGAGCCGGCGCAGAGCAGAACGGTGATGATGACGAAACCGATCGAGACCTCGTAGGACACCATCTGCGCCGCCGAGCGCAGCGCCGCCAGGAACGGATATTTCGAGTTCGACGACCAGCCGGCCATGATGATGCCGTAGATCGACAGCGACGAGATCGCGAAGATGTAGAGTATGCCGACATTGATGTCGGAGATCACCCAGCCGAGATTGGTCGGGATCACCGCCCATGCCGCAAGCGCGAGCACGCAGGAGACCAAGGGAGCCAGCAGGAAGACGCCCTTGTTGGCGCCGGACGGAATGATCGGCTCCTTCAGCACGAACTTCAGAAGGTCGGCGAAGGACTGGAACAAGCCCCAGGGGCCGACGACGTTAGGGCCGCGGCGGATCTGCACCGCCGCCCAGATCTTGCGGTCGGCGAGCAGGATGTAGGCGATCGCGACCAGCAGCACGACGAGCAGCAGGACGCTCTCCGCGACCATGATGATCAGCGGCCAGAGGAAGCCGGTCCAGAATGCGCTTTGGAAGAATTCCATCAGATCACGCTTACTCCGCTGCGGTCAGCATCTGCCCGGAGGCAAGCCGCGAGCATTCCGCCATCACGGCGGACGCACGCGCGATTGGGTTGGTCAGGTAAAAGTCCTCGATCAGGGCCTTGAACGGCGCCCTCTCAGGCGTGCCGCCCTTGCTCGCGAGCGCCTTGACCTGGTCGGCCGTGCCCGCCTCGATCTGGTCCAGACGGATCAGGTGCGGCACCGCCTTGAAGATCGCCTGGCGCAGCGCGGGGAGCGAGTCGTAGCCCAGCTTCTTGCCGAGCGTTTCCGACAGCGCACGGATGATCGCCCAGTCCTCGCGCGCCTCGCCCGGCGGGAACGCGGCACGGCCCGTCATCTGCGCGCGGCCCTCGGTGTTGACATAGATCGCCGACTTCTCGGTGTAGGCCGCTGCCGGCAGAATCACGTCGGCGCGGTGCGCGCCGCGGTCGCCATGGGTGCCGATATAGACGACGTAGGTGCCGTCCGGCGCCTTGATCTCGTCGGCCCCGAGCAGGAACAACAGATCCAACGTGCCGAAAGTCGTCATCTGTGCGGCGTTCAAGCCACCATTACCTGCCGTAAAGCCGATATCCAGCGCGCCGACGCGCGAGGCCGTCTCATGCAGCACGCCAAAACCGTTCCAGCCGTCCTTCACCGCGCCGATTTCGAGCGCCAGCTTGGCGGCTTGGGCGAGAATGGCCGCGCCGTCGTGACGCGAGGTCGCACCGGCGCCGACCAGGATGACCGGATGCTTGGCATTCTTCAGGGCATCAGCGAAGGAGTGCTTACCCGCACCGAGGTCGGCGAGCGTTTCCGTGCCCGCGCCGAGATGTTCGTAATCGTAGGTCAGATCAGCCTTGGCGCCGATCAGGCCGATCTTGAAGCCGCCCGCGCGCCAGCGCTTGCGGATGCGGGCGTTGAACACGGCCGCTTCCTTGCGAGGATTGGCGCCGATGATCAGGAGAGCGTCGGCCTGCTCGATGCCGACAAGGGTCGGATTGAAGACGTAGGCGCCGCGGCCGAGCGCGGAATCGAAGGCATCACCGCCCTGCACCGCCAGATTGGCCGAGCCGAACTTGGCGAGCAGATCCTTCAGCGCGAACATCTCCTCGACGCCGGCGAGATCTCCGGCGATGGCGCCGATCCGCTTGCCGTCGGTGCGGGCCGCCTTGGCGGCGATTGCAGCAAAGGCTTCGGACCACGAAGCCGGGCGCAGCTTGCCAGCCTCGCGGATATAGGGCCGGTCGAGCCGCTGGGTGCGCAGGCCGTCGACGACGTGACGGGTCTTGTCGGAAATCCACTCCTCGTTCACCGACTCGTTGACGCGCGGGAGGATGCGCATCACCTCGCGACCACGGGTGTCGACGCGGATCGCCGAGCCGATGCCGTCCATGACGTCGACCGACTGGGTCTTGCCGAGCTCCCATGGGCGCGCGGCGAAGGCGTACGGCTTCGAGGTCAGCGCGCCGACGGGGCAGATGTCGACGAGATTGCCCTGAAGCTCGGACGTCAGCGCGTGCTCGAGATACGTCGTGATCTCCATATCCTCGCCGCGGCCCGTCGCGCCCATTTCGGGGGCACCGGCGACTTCCGCCGAGAAGCGGACGCAGCGCGTGCACTGGATGCAGCGGTTCATCGAGGTCTTGACCAGCGCACCCAGATATTTGTCCTCGACGGCGCGCTTGTTCTCGGCGAAGCGGCTGGTGTCGACACCATAGCCCATTGCCTGGTCCTGGAGGTCGCACTCGCCGCCCTGGTCGCAGATCGGGCAGTCCAGCGGATGGTTGATGAGAAGGAACTCCATCACGCCTTCGCGGGCCTTCTTCACCATCGGCGAACGCGTCGAGATTTCCGGCGGCTCGCCCTTGGGACCCGGACGGCAATCGCGCACGCCCCAGGCGCAGCTCGCGACCGGCTTCGGGCCGCCCTTCACCTCGACGAGGCACATCCGGCAATTGCCAGCGATCGACAGCCGCTCGTGATAGCAGAAGCGCGGAATCTCGGCGCCGGCGGTCTCGCACGCCTGGAGCAGCGTGTACTCCGGCGGGACATCGATCTCTTTGCCGTCGATGATGAGCTTTGTCATTCTTCCTACTCCGCCGCGACCATGTTCACGGGATCGCGGACGCCGGCATCGTCGATGTCGGCCCTGTGCGAATACTGATCGATGCGCGCTTCGATCTCATGACGGAAATGCGCGATCAGGCCCTGGATCGGCCAGGCGGCTGCGTCGCCGAGCGCGCAGATGGTGTGGCCTTCGATCTGCTTGGTGACCTCGAGCAGCATGTCGATCTCGCGCTTGTGGGCGCGCCCCTCGGCCATGCGGGTCAAGACCCGCCACATCCAGCCGGTGCCCTCGCGGCACGGCGTGCACTGGCCGCAGCTCTCATGCTTGTAGAAATAGGAAATGCGGGCGATCGCGCGGATCAGGTCGGTGGACTTGTCCATTACGATCACGGCCGCAGTGCCGAGGCCCGAGCGCAGCTTGCTTAAGGAGTCGAAGTCCATCGGCGTGTCGATGATCTGCTCGGCCGGCACCATGCGCACCGACGAACCGCCGGGGATTACGGCCTTCAGATTGTCCCAGCCGCCACGGATGCCGCCGCAATGCTTCTCGATCAGCTCACGGAACGGAATGCCCATCGCTTCTTCGACGTTGCAGGGCCGCTCGACATGGCCGGAGATGCAGAACAGTTTTGTGCCGACATTGTTCGGACGACCGATGCCGGCGAACCAGGCCGCACCGCGCCGCAGGATGTCCGGCGCAACCGCGATCGACTCGACGTTGTTGACGGTGGTCGGGCAGCCGAACAGACCGACGTTGGCCGGGAACGGCGGCTTCAGCCGCGGCTGGCCCTTCTTGCCCTCGAGGCTCTCGAGCAGCGCGGTCTCCTCGCCGCAGATATAAGCGCCGGCGCCGTGGGCGACGTAAAGGTCGAACGGCCAGCCGTTGACGTTGTCCTTGCCGATCAGCTTGGCCTCGTAGGCCTGGTCGATCGCGGCCTGGAGGCGTTCGCGCTCGCGGATGAACTCGCCGCGGACATAGATGTAGCAGGCATGGGCGTTCATCGCGAAGCTCGCGATCAGGCAGCCCTCGACGAGCAGATGCGGATCGTGCCGCATGATCTCGCGGTCCTTGCAGGTGCCGGGCTCGGACTCGTCGGCGTTGACGACGAGATAGCTCGGCCGGCCGTCGGTCGATTCCTTCGGCATGAAGGACCATTTGAGGCCGGTCGGGAAGCCGGCACCGCCGCGGCCACGCAGGCCTGAGGCCTTCATCTCGTTGATGATCCAGTCGCGGCCCTTGTCGATGATGGCCTTGGTGCCATCCCAGGCGCCGCGGCGCCGCGCGCCCTCGAGCCCCCAATCGTGGAGGCCGTAGAGGTTCTTGAAGATGCGGTCCTTGTCCTCGAGCATTTCAGTGCTTTCCGATCAACGGTTGGCTTGCTTGTAGGCAAGCCCGGCGGCGCAGACGGCAAAGGTCAGCGCCCAGAGCAGACTGGTTTCCAGCGACGCGTTCAGGGTGAAGCGCTGCAGCAGGAAAATGAAGGCGGCCGCGACAGCGGCATGCATGGCGATGAAGCGCCACTTCTTCACGGCGCCGTTCCTCTCCGCTGCGGGTGACGCGAATTCACGCATCAGGTGGTCTCCTTCAGCGTGGTCGGCCCGGTGGCGGGAGCTGAGAACTGACGGCCGTTCTGCGGGCCGGGCTTGGGCGGATTGCCCGAGGCAAAGCCGTCGAGCACCTTGCCAAAACTCTCCCTGGTCAGGTCCTCATAGGTGTCCTTGCCGATCAAGACCATCGGCGCGTTCACGCAGGCGCCCAGGCACTCGACCTCTTCCCAGCTGAAATTGCCGTCCTTGGAGAGGTGGAAGGGCTCGTGATGGATGCGGCTCTCGCAGACGTGGATCAGGTCTTCGGCGCCCCGCAGCCGGCACGGTGTGGTGCCGCAGACCTGGACGTGCGCCTTCTTGCCGACGGGGGCGAGCTGGAACATCGTGTAGAAGGTCGCGACTTCCAGAACACGGATGTAGGGCATGTCGAGCATGTCGGCAATGACGCGGATCGCGGCTTCCGACACCCAGCCGTCGTTCTGCTCCTGCGCACGCCACAGGATCGCGATCACGGCCGAGGCCTGACGCCCCGCCGGATATTTGGCGACCTGCTGCTTCGCAAACGCGAGGTTCTCCTCCGTGAACGCAAAGCTCGCGGGCTGGACTTCCTTGGGCGCTAGGCGGCGAACGGACATCTCTTCAATCTCTCACTGGATACGGCGCGCAGCTTTCGCATTCAGGGCATCGATCCTGTCCTGCCAGAATGTGCTTGCGGTGCCGAAAACGTTGTAGCCGACGTGGGTAGAGACCTTGATGCGATCGAGGATCGAGAGCTCGGTCACCGTCTCCATGCGATTGGTGCTGGGATCGTAGACGATCAGCTTCAGCGGGGTCTTTTCGAGGATGTAGCGCGACACCGCATGCGAACGGTCGCTGCCGTGCTCCTCGCACATGATCACGCTGTCGCCTTCAAGGAGCCGCTTGCCGCCCTTGATGGCCTCGATCTCGACGCCTTCGACGTCGAGCTTGATCAAATATTTGGCGTTCGCTTCGACCTTGCCGTCATCGAGCAGATTGTCGAGCGCGATGACCGGCACTTCCTCACCTCCCGCCGAGGGGGCGCCGGCGATGCTGAAAGCTTCGTGCTTGGTGCCGGAGAGCCGCGCGGTGCCACGCTCGGCGCCGATCGCGCATTTCATAGTCTCGAAGCGGTTGCCGTTGATATCAGCGTTGTTGGCAAGCTTCGGATAGTTCTGGCCGGACGGCTCGATCGCGATTGCCTTGTGCGAGCCGAACGGTTTGCTCGACACCAGCACCGACCAGTAGCCGTAGTTCGCCCCGCAATCGAGTAGCGTGTAATCGACGTCGACGGAGTCCGCGAACAACAACTCCAGCTCGTCCTCGTAGTTGTACGAGCGGTTGAGCAGCTTGCTCCAGTAGCCGTCGCCATACGGAAACTCGAACACCGCGTCCGGGTTGAGCTTGATCGCGATGTTGCGCTCGGGCAGCGTCTTGCGCAGCAGATTGGCGCAGGCGATGTAGCCCATATGCGAGAAGTGCGAAGAGATCTTCGATCCCGTCACCAGCGCCAAGGCAGCCGTCCGCTCCCACAGGTTGGCCCCTTCAAGAGCCCCCGAGGCGCGGTCAAACTGGATCGGCGCCTGCGCCATCACCGATCGACCTCTCCGAACACGATGTCGAGCGAGCCGAGGATGGCAGAGACGTCCGCGAGGAGATGGCCCTTGCAGATGTGATCCATGGCCTGCAGATGCGCAAAGCCCGGCGCGCGGATCTTGCACTTGTAGGGCTTGTTGGTGCCGTCGGAGACGAGATAGACGCCGAACTCGCCCTTCGGCGCCTCGACCGCGGCGTAGACCTCGCCGGCCGGCACGTGGACGCCTTCGGTGTAGAGCTTGAAGTGATGGATGAGCGCTTCCATCGAGCGCTTCATCTCGCCGCGGCGCGGCGGGAAGACCTTGTTGTCCTCGACCGCGACCGGCCCCTGCCCATCCGGCGCCTTCAGCTTCTCGATGCACTGCTTCATGATGCGCACCGACTGGCGCATCTCTTCCATGCGGATCAGGTAGCGGTCGTAGCAGTCGCCGTTCTTACCGATCGGAATATCGAATTCCATTTCGGCGTAGCATTCATAAGGCTGCGCCTTGCGCAGGTCCCAGGCAGCACCCGAGCCGCGCACCATCACGCCCGAAAAGCCCCACTCCCAGGCTTCCTTCAGCGGCACCACGCCGATGTCGACGTTGCGCTGCTTGAAGATGCGGTTGGCGGTGAGCAGACGGTCGAGATCGTCGACCACTTTCAGGAACGGATCGCACCAGGCCTCGATGTCGTTGATCAGCTTGGGCGGCAGGTCCTGGTGCACGCCGCCGACGCGGAAGTAGGCTGCATGCATACGGCTGCCCGAGGCGCGCTCGTAGAACACCATCAACTTCTCGCGCTCCTCGAAACCCCACAGCGGCGGGGTGAGTGCGCCGACGTCCATCGCCTGCGTGGTGACATTGAGAAGATGCGAGAGGATGCGGCCGATCTCGCAATAGAGCACGCGGATCAACTGGCCGCGGCGCGGCACTTCGATGCCGAGCAGCTTTTCGGCAGCCAAGCAGAAGGCGTGCTCCTGGTTCATCGGCGCGACGTAGTCCAGGCGATCGAAATAAGGGATCGCCTGCAAGTACGTCTTCTGCTCGATCAGCTTTTCGGTGCCGCGGTGGAGCAGGCCGATATGCGGATCGACGCGCGCAACGACCTCGCCATCCAGTTCGAGCACGAGGCGCAACACGCCGTGCGCCGCCGGATGCTGCGGACCAAAGTTGATAGTGAAATTTCGGAGGTTTTCAGGTTGCTCGTTCATGATCAGACCTTTGGCCCCGCCTTCTCATCGCCGGGGAGCGGATAGTCCGCCCCTTCCCACGGCGAGAGGAAGTCAAACTTGCGGAATTCCTGGTTGAGCCGAACCGGCTCGTACACCACCCGCTTCTCCTGGTCGTCGTAGCGGACCTCGACGAAGCCGGTGAGCGGGAAGTCCTTGCGCAGCGGATGCCCCTCAAAACCGTAATCGGTGAGGATGCGGCGCATGTCGGGATGTCCGACGAAGATCACGCCATAGAGGTCGTAGGTCTCGCGCTCGAACCAGTCGGCGCCGGGAAACACCTCGATCAGCGACGGCACCTGGGTGGTCTCGTCGGCCTGAGCCTTGAGCCGAATCCGCGTGTTAAGCGTCGGCGACATCAGATGATAGACGACGTCGAAGCGCTTCTCGCGCGCCGGATAATCCACCGCGGTCACGTCGGTGAAGTTGACGAAGCGGCAGTTCGGATCGTCGCGGAGGTACTTGACCACCTCAACGATCTTGGCGGCCTCGACGTCCACCGTGAGCTGGTTGAAGGCGACCATGTAACCGGTAGCGGCGCCCGGAAGCGCACTAACGATCGTTTGCCCAAGGGCGTCGAGCTTGCCGTCGTCCATGACGTAAAACCTTAGCGTTCGATAGTGCCGGTGCGCCGGATCTTCTTCTGAAGAAGCAGCACGCCGTAGAGCAGCGCTTCCGCCGTGGGCGGGCAGCCCGGCACATAGATGTCGATCGGGACGATGCGGTCGCAGCCGCGCACGACCGAGTAGGAATAGTGGTAGTAGCCGCCGCCATTGGCGCAGGAGCCCATCGAGATGACG
This genomic interval from Bradyrhizobium sp. CB82 contains the following:
- the nuoH gene encoding NADH-quinone oxidoreductase subunit NuoH, coding for MEFFQSAFWTGFLWPLIIMVAESVLLLVVLLVAIAYILLADRKIWAAVQIRRGPNVVGPWGLFQSFADLLKFVLKEPIIPSGANKGVFLLAPLVSCVLALAAWAVIPTNLGWVISDINVGILYIFAISSLSIYGIIMAGWSSNSKYPFLAALRSAAQMVSYEVSIGFVIITVLLCAGSLNLSAVVEAQKLHGFAGLIGLPQLTILNWYVWPLFPMFVVFYVSALAETNRPPFDLVEAESELVAGFMVEYGSTPYLLFMLGEYVAIVTMCAMATILFLGGWLPPVDLPPFNWVPGIIWFSLKLFFMFFLFAMAKAIVPRYRYDQLMRLGWKVFLPLSLAMVVVVAGVLHFAGIAPK
- a CDS encoding NADH-quinone oxidoreductase subunit M, with the translated sequence MTTWPILSVTTFLPVVGALLVYVVRGDDEAARRNARWIALWTTLITFAVSLLLVARFDPSVADFQFVEKANWIAAGITYHMGVDGISLPFVILTTALMPFCIVASWNAIQNRVREYMMAFLILETLMVGTFSALDLVLFYLFFEGGLIPMFLIIGVWGGPRRVYASFKFFLYTLLGSVLMLLAIMALYWNGGTTDIPTLMHTAVPRSLQTWAWLAFFASFAVKMPMWPVHTWLPDAHVEAPTAGSVILAAILLKMGGYGFLRFSLPMFPLASHDFAPLIFTLSTIAIIYTSLVAMMQEDMKKLIAYSSVAHMGFVTMGIFAGTMQGVAGGVFQMISHGIVSGALFLCVGIVYDRMHTREIAAYGGLVNRMPLYALTFMVFTMANVGLPGTSGFVGEFMTLLGTFKVSIPTAFFATTGVILSACYALWLYRKVVFGALVKPSLMTIKDLTFRECLTLFPLIALTILFGVYPKPVLDMSAASVQQLVNNYNTAVTAVKAAALLQ
- the nuoK gene encoding NADH-quinone oxidoreductase subunit NuoK, which gives rise to MTIGLGHYLAVGAILFTLGILGIFLNRKNIIVILMSIELILLAVNINLVAFSTFLGDIVGQVFALLVLTVAAAEAAIGLAILVVYFRNRGSIAVEDVNLMKG
- the nuoI gene encoding NADH-quinone oxidoreductase subunit NuoI; translation: MNINATARSLLLSEFVSAFFLAMRYFFQPKPTLNYPFEKGPISPRFRGEHALRRYPNGEERCIACKLCEAVCPAQAITIEAGPRRNDGTRRTVRYDIDMVKCIYCGLCQEACPVDAIVEGPNFEFATETREELYYDKAKLLANGDRWEREIAKAIELDAPYR
- a CDS encoding NADH-quinone oxidoreductase subunit J, whose amino-acid sequence is MILPALFFYLFAGICVASAVMVIVSRNPVHSVLYLILAFVNASGLFVLMGAEFLAMILIVVYVGAVAVLFLFVIMMLDVDFLELREGFIEYLPVGLVIGGIFMFELLLVVGAWVIDPTVTKSITAAIPANVSNTEALGLVLYTKYIHYFQLAGMVLLVAMIGAIVLTLRHKASVKRQDINVQNARTPDMAMALRKVAPGQGLQDADAAEWVK
- the nuoL gene encoding NADH-quinone oxidoreductase subunit L, which translates into the protein MVQAIVFLPLLGAILAGLIAIFGAHGRNPSGDTVEHHDDHDHGAHAHASASINEDAAVIHETHHEPGDGHDDHAHGPTEPPAQGSRAAELITTGLLFVSAALSWFTLVDVGFMHHDARIPILPWILSGDLQVYWALRVDTLTAVMLVVVTTVSSLVHLYSIGYMDEDPYRPRFFGYLSLFTFAMLMLVTADNLVQLFFGWEGVGLASYLLIGFWYQKPSANAAAIKAFVVNRVGDFGFALGIFAIFALVGSTDFETIFHAAPGLTGKSVNFLGWQVDALTLTCVLLFMGAMGKSAQFLLHTWLPDAMEGPTPVSALIHAATMVTAGVFMVARLSPLFELAPNAQAVVMFFGATTAFFAATVGLVQNDIKRIVAYSTCSQLGYMFVAMGAGAYSVGMFHLFTHAFFKALLFLGSGSVIYAMHHEQDIRNMGGLWRKIPYTYAVMLVGTLALTGFPLTAGYFSKDAIIESAYASHNPFAVYGFLLTVFAAGLTSFYSWRLIFKTFHGEPHDEHHYESAHESPLWMLIPIGILAAGSILAGFPFKELFAGHGIEEFFRESVKMNPHIIEEMHHIPETIAFLPTVMMVVGFLISYLFYIRRPYLPVELAQTQPGLYQFLLNKWYFDELYDIIFVRPAKWIGYQLWKKGDGFIIDGFGPDGVSASVLRITRNVVKIQTGYLYHYAFAMLIGVAGLITWFMFGFGGQ